One genomic segment of Amycolatopsis sp. Hca4 includes these proteins:
- a CDS encoding N-acetylmuramoyl-L-alanine amidase → MRVLRRGDAGPDVAEIRSILAGMDLLPPVTGTDEEYGAFDVAVEHAVRAFQQRRGLMTDGIVGPATFQALKGASYHLGSRPLSFMISSPVHGDDVFTLQERLTELGFDAGRPDGYFGPATERALKTFQRDMRLTPDGVCGPATIRELHRLSSPRARGGRPVFLREQEQVRQAGPRLRGKRIVIDPGHGGDDLGVVAGGLREADIAWDLARRLEGRMKATGMEALISRGPNHSPTELERAKFANDAGADLFLSLHSDKNSSPRAQGVASFHFGNGNGTTSTVGELLAGFIQREVAARTGMLDCRTHYKSWDIFTRTRCPAVRVEIGYLTNPDDARKLGDPAFRDIVAEGILIAVKRLYLLGEGDQPTGTFTFADVLAHELAKAE, encoded by the coding sequence ATGCGGGTACTCCGCCGCGGTGACGCCGGTCCGGACGTCGCCGAGATCAGGTCCATCCTGGCCGGGATGGACCTGCTCCCGCCGGTCACCGGGACCGACGAGGAGTACGGCGCGTTCGACGTCGCCGTCGAGCACGCCGTTCGTGCCTTCCAGCAGCGTCGTGGGCTGATGACCGACGGGATCGTGGGTCCGGCGACGTTCCAGGCGCTCAAGGGCGCCAGCTACCACCTGGGCAGCCGTCCGCTGTCCTTCATGATCTCGTCGCCGGTGCACGGCGACGACGTCTTCACGCTCCAGGAGCGGCTCACCGAGCTCGGCTTCGACGCCGGCCGCCCCGACGGCTACTTCGGCCCGGCGACCGAGCGCGCGCTCAAGACGTTCCAGCGCGACATGCGCCTGACGCCGGACGGCGTCTGCGGCCCGGCGACCATCCGCGAGCTGCACCGCCTGTCCTCGCCGCGGGCCCGGGGCGGGCGCCCCGTGTTCCTGCGCGAGCAGGAGCAGGTGCGCCAGGCCGGTCCGCGCCTGCGCGGCAAGCGCATCGTGATCGACCCGGGCCACGGCGGTGACGACCTCGGCGTGGTCGCCGGCGGCCTGCGCGAGGCCGACATCGCGTGGGACCTCGCCCGGCGGCTCGAAGGCCGGATGAAGGCCACCGGCATGGAGGCGCTGATCTCCCGCGGCCCGAACCACAGCCCGACCGAGCTGGAGCGCGCCAAGTTCGCCAACGACGCGGGCGCCGACCTGTTCCTCTCGCTGCACAGCGACAAGAACTCCTCGCCGCGCGCGCAGGGTGTCGCGAGCTTCCACTTCGGCAACGGCAACGGCACCACGTCCACCGTGGGCGAGCTGCTGGCCGGCTTCATCCAGCGCGAGGTCGCGGCCCGCACCGGCATGCTCGACTGCCGCACGCACTACAAGTCGTGGGACATCTTCACCCGCACCCGCTGCCCGGCGGTCCGGGTCGAGATCGGCTACCTGACGAACCCGGACGACGCCCGCAAGCTCGGCGACCCGGCGTTCCGCGACATCGTCGCGGAGGGCATCCTGATCGCCGTCAAGCGCCTGTACCTGCTCGGCGAAGGCGACCAGCCGACGGGCACGTTCACGTTCGCCGACGTCCTGGCGCACGAGCTCGCCAAAGCCGAATAG
- a CDS encoding NUDIX hydrolase translates to MSGSAGRPGASKPRRRRRRQRGRRLTTVDETSAGGLVVDAEREQAVLIGRLDRHGRLLWSLPKGHIEDGETVEQTAVREVKEETGISARVTQPLGTIDYWFVAEKRRIHKTVHHFLLEALGGELSDEDVEVTEVAWVPLAELETKLAYSDERKLVRKASQILTELFARPDVPGRDEHAPEGAPE, encoded by the coding sequence ATGTCTGGATCAGCCGGCCGCCCCGGCGCCTCAAAGCCGCGCAGGCGGCGCAGGCGTCAGCGCGGCAGGCGCCTGACCACGGTCGACGAGACGTCGGCCGGTGGCCTCGTGGTGGACGCCGAGCGCGAGCAGGCGGTGCTGATCGGCCGGCTCGACCGGCACGGCAGACTGCTGTGGTCGCTGCCCAAGGGCCACATCGAGGACGGGGAGACGGTGGAACAGACGGCCGTGCGCGAGGTGAAGGAGGAAACCGGCATCTCCGCGCGCGTCACGCAGCCGCTGGGCACCATCGACTACTGGTTCGTGGCCGAGAAGCGGCGCATCCACAAGACCGTGCACCACTTCCTGCTCGAAGCGCTCGGCGGTGAGCTGTCCGACGAAGACGTCGAGGTCACCGAGGTGGCCTGGGTCCCGCTGGCCGAGCTGGAGACCAAACTCGCCTACTCCGACGAGCGCAAGCTCGTCCGGAAGGCCAGTCAGATACTCACAGAACTTTTCGCGCGCCCGGACGTCCCAGGACGAGACGAGCACGCCCCTGAGGGAGCCCCCGAGTGA
- a CDS encoding protein kinase family protein translates to MGRAQVGSLAPGRVVGDGRYRLLAQFGVDERGDAHLWRARDGQLKRDVALTLLVGDPADPEAARLARRTLERATHASKFGHGGVARVLDVLALGSGITSSEGLLGVVVAEWTKGSDLVDLVAQRPVAPAAAARMVQALAEAVEQAHQNGLVLGLDHPQRLRLTPNGALKLAFPGPLPEATLRDDVKALGAVLYLLLTGRWALPGGPPAIPAAPMTPQGRIVPPRQLVPTVPADLSSLAVRTIEDGGNGGIRTSAAILRVLDQVAEEEERTQLIKAVGGEVAEPDGTIWTTKKPVKDVARRRKLALGVTVLVVATVVILAWGGLMLINVFQGDSKASGPSINVAAPPASSQSAAPPASSSAPAPPPAPKVGDPVKPQSAAVYNPEGKGDNTGRAKNAIDGNPGTVWKTEQYKQQFPAIKPGVGLVVTFADDINLSQVKINAGTPGTKVEIRSATEKNPDLADTKVVGNGDLKDGETTIALAQPTQGKYFIVWITALGGDDGEYLTQIGDLSFLPAG, encoded by the coding sequence GTGGGCAGGGCCCAGGTCGGATCGCTGGCCCCCGGGCGTGTGGTCGGCGACGGCCGCTACCGCCTCCTCGCGCAGTTCGGCGTGGACGAGCGGGGCGACGCGCACCTTTGGCGTGCGCGTGACGGGCAGCTGAAGCGGGACGTGGCGCTGACCCTGCTGGTCGGCGACCCGGCGGATCCCGAAGCCGCCCGGCTGGCCCGGCGGACGCTGGAGCGGGCCACGCACGCGTCGAAGTTCGGCCACGGCGGCGTCGCCCGCGTGCTGGACGTGCTCGCCCTCGGCAGCGGCATCACGTCGAGCGAAGGACTGCTCGGCGTCGTCGTCGCGGAGTGGACGAAGGGCAGCGACCTGGTCGACCTCGTCGCGCAGCGGCCGGTGGCGCCCGCCGCGGCCGCGCGGATGGTGCAGGCGCTGGCCGAAGCCGTCGAGCAGGCGCACCAGAACGGGCTCGTGCTCGGCCTCGACCACCCCCAGCGCCTGCGGCTGACGCCGAACGGCGCCCTCAAGCTCGCGTTCCCCGGCCCGCTGCCGGAGGCCACGCTGCGCGACGACGTCAAGGCGCTCGGCGCGGTGCTGTACCTGCTGCTGACCGGCCGCTGGGCGCTGCCCGGCGGCCCGCCCGCGATCCCGGCGGCGCCGATGACGCCGCAGGGCCGGATCGTCCCGCCGCGCCAGCTGGTGCCGACGGTCCCGGCCGACCTGTCGTCGCTGGCCGTCCGCACGATCGAGGACGGCGGCAACGGCGGCATCCGCACCAGCGCGGCCATCCTGCGCGTCCTCGACCAGGTGGCCGAGGAAGAGGAGCGCACCCAGCTGATCAAGGCCGTCGGCGGCGAGGTCGCCGAGCCCGACGGCACGATCTGGACGACGAAGAAGCCGGTCAAGGACGTCGCCCGGCGGCGCAAGCTCGCCCTCGGCGTCACCGTCCTGGTGGTCGCGACCGTCGTCATCCTCGCCTGGGGCGGCTTGATGCTGATCAACGTCTTCCAGGGCGATTCCAAGGCCAGCGGCCCGTCGATCAACGTCGCCGCGCCACCGGCGTCGAGCCAGTCGGCCGCGCCGCCCGCGTCGTCGTCCGCGCCCGCCCCGCCGCCGGCTCCCAAGGTGGGCGACCCGGTGAAGCCGCAGTCCGCCGCCGTCTACAACCCCGAGGGCAAGGGCGACAACACCGGCCGGGCGAAGAACGCGATCGACGGCAACCCCGGCACGGTCTGGAAGACCGAGCAGTACAAGCAGCAGTTCCCGGCCATCAAGCCCGGTGTCGGGCTGGTCGTCACGTTCGCCGACGACATCAACCTCAGCCAGGTGAAGATCAACGCCGGCACGCCCGGCACCAAGGTCGAGATCCGCTCGGCGACCGAGAAGAACCCCGACCTGGCCGACACGAAGGTGGTCGGCAACGGCGACTTGAAGGACGGCGAGACGACGATCGCGCTGGCGCAGCCGACCCAGGGCAAGTACTTCATCGTCTGGATCACCGCACTGGGTGGCGACGACGGCGAGTACCTCACCCAGATCGGTGATCTGTCCTTCCTGCCTGCGGGGTGA
- a CDS encoding DUF6049 family protein, whose amino-acid sequence MKRFAAAFLSVLFLAVPALAGATVAQAQEGARLRIDLAGLSPRVITQSSTALTVTGTVTNTGDRRITKPQVRLQVGDRATTERGVGDVLSGAVVKDTPLTDFTPVADVLEPGQSAPLNVTVPLTGPRAERFARPGVYPLLVNVNGTPEFGGAARLGAVSMLMPVLTGPGKQATNRSGAPSMTLLWPLTGNVPHVYAAPYGNPVVLADDRLADEISGDGRLNALVTSAASTARSNANLAKSMCFALDPDLLATVDAMTRGYLVHTDTGNVDGKGVEAAKAWLTELRALVGGRCVVALPFADADLDALTRIRPGDTSLVTRAAAGAATVQQVAGVTPQTGVLWPDGTPSAAVLTALSDAGVRTVLTDAGKLAPAAAGGGLTVQGSSVRLQPTDSLISAALAGVPTVPGSVTVPASTERAVASQNGLGALAFRAGLGVTGGQRPDHLLVAPPRRWDASAGEFTAYLQQVGDFLNAGLVTATGLTALLAAAPEASGAVGDGGPDPARSIDAAVVSTLADLDDKATGLASAMQLDPTKRVKPDDVVEPVRLAELRGASTAWRGLPADAATTNAQAELAAISGRVTVSQPKQTIALASGNSPLPVYVSNDLPVGINARFSLDNNTGLRPEEAKDWFFPASGGKNYFLPVEALRAGRFSVDVSLSTPTGTQLGSPARFELTSTEYGAITIIATVAAGVALLLLASRRIYRRVKDARAGRDVVA is encoded by the coding sequence GTGAAGCGGTTCGCCGCAGCCTTCCTGTCCGTCCTCTTCCTGGCCGTCCCCGCACTCGCCGGGGCCACCGTGGCCCAGGCGCAGGAGGGCGCGCGCCTGCGCATCGACCTCGCCGGGCTGAGCCCGCGGGTCATCACGCAGTCGTCGACGGCGCTGACCGTCACCGGCACGGTGACCAACACCGGCGACCGCCGGATCACCAAGCCGCAGGTCCGGCTGCAGGTCGGGGACCGGGCGACGACCGAGCGCGGGGTCGGCGACGTGCTGTCCGGCGCCGTCGTCAAGGACACCCCGCTGACCGACTTCACGCCGGTCGCCGACGTCCTCGAGCCGGGCCAGAGCGCCCCGCTGAACGTCACCGTGCCGCTGACCGGGCCGCGGGCGGAGCGGTTCGCCCGTCCCGGCGTCTACCCGCTGCTGGTCAACGTCAACGGCACGCCCGAGTTCGGCGGGGCCGCGCGGCTGGGCGCGGTCAGCATGCTGATGCCGGTGCTGACCGGTCCGGGCAAGCAGGCCACCAACCGGAGCGGCGCGCCGAGCATGACCCTGCTCTGGCCGCTGACCGGGAACGTCCCGCACGTCTACGCGGCGCCGTACGGCAACCCGGTGGTGCTGGCCGACGACCGGCTGGCCGACGAGATCAGCGGGGACGGCAGGCTGAACGCGCTGGTCACCTCGGCCGCCTCGACCGCGCGGAGCAACGCCAACCTCGCGAAGTCGATGTGCTTCGCGCTCGACCCCGACCTGCTGGCCACCGTCGACGCGATGACCCGCGGCTACCTCGTCCACACCGACACCGGGAACGTCGACGGCAAGGGCGTCGAGGCCGCGAAGGCGTGGCTGACCGAGCTGCGCGCGCTGGTCGGCGGCCGCTGCGTGGTGGCGCTGCCGTTCGCCGACGCCGACCTCGACGCGCTCACCCGGATCCGGCCCGGCGACACCAGCCTGGTCACCCGGGCGGCGGCCGGCGCCGCGACCGTCCAGCAGGTGGCCGGCGTCACCCCGCAGACCGGCGTGCTCTGGCCGGACGGCACGCCGAGCGCGGCCGTGCTCACCGCGCTGAGCGACGCCGGCGTGCGGACCGTGCTCACCGACGCGGGCAAGCTCGCGCCCGCCGCGGCCGGTGGCGGCCTCACCGTGCAGGGCAGCAGCGTCCGCCTGCAGCCGACCGACTCGCTGATCTCCGCCGCGCTGGCGGGTGTGCCGACCGTGCCCGGCTCGGTCACCGTGCCGGCGTCGACCGAGCGGGCGGTCGCGAGCCAGAACGGGCTCGGCGCGCTCGCCTTCCGCGCCGGGCTGGGCGTCACCGGCGGGCAGCGGCCGGACCACCTGCTGGTCGCGCCGCCGCGGCGCTGGGACGCCTCGGCCGGGGAGTTCACCGCCTACCTGCAGCAGGTCGGCGACTTCCTGAACGCCGGCCTGGTCACCGCGACCGGGCTCACAGCCCTGCTCGCCGCCGCCCCCGAGGCCTCGGGCGCGGTCGGCGACGGCGGGCCGGACCCGGCCAGGAGCATCGACGCCGCTGTCGTCTCGACGCTGGCCGACCTCGACGACAAGGCCACCGGGCTGGCGTCCGCGATGCAGCTCGACCCCACCAAACGGGTGAAACCGGACGACGTCGTCGAGCCGGTCCGGCTGGCCGAGCTGCGCGGTGCGTCGACGGCGTGGCGGGGGCTGCCCGCGGACGCGGCGACCACGAACGCCCAGGCCGAGCTGGCCGCGATCAGCGGCCGGGTGACGGTCTCGCAGCCGAAGCAGACCATCGCGCTGGCGTCCGGCAACTCGCCGCTGCCGGTGTACGTCAGCAACGACCTGCCGGTCGGCATCAACGCCCGGTTCAGCCTCGACAACAACACCGGCCTGCGCCCGGAGGAGGCCAAGGACTGGTTCTTCCCGGCCAGCGGCGGCAAGAACTACTTCCTGCCGGTGGAGGCGCTGCGGGCCGGCCGGTTCAGCGTGGATGTGTCGTTGAGCACGCCGACCGGTACCCAGCTCGGGTCGCCCGCGCGGTTCGAGCTGACGTCCACCGAGTACGGCGCGATCACCATCATCGCGACCGTAGCCGCAGGTGTGGCCCTGCTCCTGCTCGCGTCCCGGCGGATCTACCGGAGGGTGAAGGACGCCCGCGCGGGACGTGACGTCGTAGCCTGA
- the murJ gene encoding murein biosynthesis integral membrane protein MurJ, translated as MNSRWPVADPDVMRPYDALATQVMPALKGPLVKPRPDGEAPEEAPAKAPSLAKASGRMAIASLISRITGFLWKLLLVAAIGQGVANDSFNVANTMPNIIFELLMGGVLASVVVPLLVRSQDDPDGGAAYTQRLITVAFSLLLVGTVVAVIAAPAFTSLYVDSSGKASPALTTAFAYLLLPEIFFYGVFALLSAVLNAKQIFGPTAWAPVINNLVVIFTILVVWIMPGDINTTQVSITDPKVLTLGIGVTGGIVAQALLLVPPLLRSGFRFKWRWGIDKQMKEFGGLALWILGYVAVSQIGYTINTRVLTSGSPGGVTAYSNAWLLFQLPYGVIGVSLLTAIMPRMSRAAADGDHKKLIGDLSYASRISTVMLVPISAVMTVVGGSIGIALFTFGKGTVETAERLGDALAISAFALLPYALVMLQMRVFYAMKDARTPTLIMIVMTLVKVPLLYLCPVLLSEDNVVLGVMMVNALTFVVGAILGQVWLWVTLGNLRSKRVIGVILFTVVASALGVGAAWVAGQLVPDAFGPKLGAWAKLFLQSIVGIVVSFGVLMALKVEELKPATSRFTRLIKRG; from the coding sequence ATGAACTCGCGCTGGCCGGTCGCCGACCCCGACGTCATGCGGCCCTACGACGCGCTGGCCACCCAGGTCATGCCGGCGCTCAAGGGCCCGCTGGTCAAGCCCCGGCCGGACGGGGAGGCGCCGGAGGAGGCCCCGGCCAAGGCGCCGTCGCTGGCGAAGGCGTCCGGGCGGATGGCGATCGCGTCGCTGATCAGCCGGATCACCGGCTTCCTCTGGAAGCTGCTGCTGGTCGCGGCGATCGGCCAGGGCGTCGCGAACGACTCGTTCAACGTCGCCAACACGATGCCGAACATCATCTTCGAGCTGCTGATGGGTGGCGTGCTCGCCAGCGTGGTGGTGCCGCTGCTGGTGCGTTCACAAGACGACCCGGACGGCGGCGCGGCCTACACCCAGCGCCTGATCACCGTGGCGTTCTCGCTGCTGCTGGTCGGCACGGTGGTGGCGGTGATCGCGGCACCGGCGTTCACGAGCCTGTACGTCGACTCGTCCGGCAAGGCCAGCCCGGCGCTGACCACGGCGTTCGCCTACCTGCTGCTGCCGGAGATCTTCTTCTACGGCGTCTTCGCGCTGCTCTCGGCCGTGCTGAACGCCAAGCAGATCTTCGGGCCGACGGCGTGGGCGCCGGTGATCAACAACCTGGTCGTCATCTTCACGATCCTGGTCGTCTGGATCATGCCCGGGGACATCAACACCACCCAGGTGTCGATCACCGATCCCAAGGTGCTGACCCTGGGCATCGGCGTCACCGGCGGCATCGTCGCCCAGGCGCTGCTGCTGGTCCCGCCGCTGCTGCGGTCCGGGTTCCGGTTCAAGTGGCGCTGGGGCATCGACAAGCAGATGAAGGAGTTCGGCGGCCTCGCGCTGTGGATCCTCGGGTACGTCGCGGTCAGCCAGATCGGCTACACGATCAACACGCGCGTGCTGACCAGCGGTTCACCCGGTGGTGTGACGGCCTACAGCAACGCGTGGCTGCTCTTCCAGCTGCCGTACGGCGTCATCGGCGTCTCCCTGCTGACGGCGATCATGCCGCGGATGAGCCGTGCCGCCGCCGACGGCGACCACAAGAAGCTGATCGGCGACCTGTCCTACGCGTCCCGGATCTCGACGGTGATGCTCGTGCCGATCTCCGCGGTGATGACCGTGGTCGGCGGCTCGATCGGCATCGCGCTGTTCACCTTCGGCAAGGGCACGGTCGAGACGGCCGAGCGGCTCGGTGACGCGCTCGCCATCTCGGCGTTCGCGCTGCTGCCGTACGCGCTGGTGATGCTGCAGATGCGGGTGTTCTACGCCATGAAGGACGCCCGCACGCCGACGCTGATCATGATCGTGATGACGCTGGTCAAGGTCCCGCTGCTGTACCTGTGCCCGGTCCTGCTGTCCGAGGACAACGTCGTGCTCGGCGTGATGATGGTGAACGCACTCACGTTCGTGGTCGGCGCGATCCTCGGCCAGGTCTGGCTGTGGGTGACGCTGGGCAACCTGCGCAGCAAGCGGGTGATCGGCGTGATCCTGTTCACGGTCGTGGCGAGCGCGCTCGGCGTCGGTGCCGCGTGGGTGGCGGGCCAGCTCGTGCCGGACGCGTTCGGCCCGAAACTGGGGGCGTGGGCGAAGCTTTTCCTGCAGAGCATCGTGGGGATCGTGGTCTCGTTCGGGGTGCTGATGGCGCTGAAGGTCGAGGAGCTGAAACCGGCCACGTCGAGGTTCACCCGGTTGATCAAGCGCGGGTAA
- a CDS encoding CCA tRNA nucleotidyltransferase has translation MNDVVEEQVVGLMEVSPLAEELAERFARAGHRLYLVGGSVRDALLGRVSPDLDFTTDARPDRVLKIVSGWGDAVWDVGIAFGTVGVTKKGMQLEITTFRADSYDRVGRNPEVTFGDSIEGDLLRRDFTVNAMAVELASKTFIDPYDGLSALRERVLDTPATPQESFADDPLRMLRAARFAAQLGFTAAPRVVDAMTSMAEEIDRITAERVQAELSKLLLAADPRPGLELLVETGLADRVLPEVPGMRLAIDEHHQHKDVYQHSLTVLAQAIELEKTHEPTSEPDLILRLAALLHDAGKPATREFQPGGGVSFHHHEVVGARMARKRLRALKYSKEIVDDVSQLVFLHLRFHGYGKGEWTDSAVRRYVTDAGHLLTRLHKLVRADCTTRNRRKAAALQATYDDLEARIAALKAKEDLDRVRPDLNGEQIMELLGLKPGPDVGKAWKFLKELRLDRGPLEHDEAVAELKKWAAENGVGDA, from the coding sequence GTGAACGACGTGGTCGAGGAGCAGGTGGTGGGGCTGATGGAGGTCTCGCCACTGGCGGAGGAGCTGGCGGAACGGTTCGCCAGGGCGGGGCACCGCCTGTACCTCGTGGGCGGCAGCGTCCGCGACGCACTGCTCGGCCGGGTCTCCCCCGATCTCGACTTCACCACCGACGCGCGGCCCGACCGGGTGCTGAAGATCGTCAGCGGCTGGGGCGACGCGGTCTGGGACGTCGGGATCGCCTTCGGCACGGTCGGCGTGACGAAGAAGGGCATGCAGCTCGAGATCACGACGTTCCGCGCCGACAGCTACGACCGCGTCGGCCGCAACCCCGAGGTCACCTTCGGCGACAGCATCGAGGGTGACCTGCTGCGCCGCGACTTCACGGTCAACGCGATGGCCGTCGAGCTGGCGTCCAAGACGTTCATCGACCCGTACGACGGGCTGAGTGCCCTGCGCGAGCGGGTCCTGGACACCCCGGCGACGCCGCAGGAGTCGTTCGCCGACGACCCGCTGCGGATGCTGCGCGCCGCCCGGTTCGCCGCGCAGCTCGGCTTCACCGCCGCGCCGCGGGTGGTCGACGCGATGACGTCGATGGCCGAGGAGATCGACCGGATCACCGCCGAGCGGGTGCAGGCCGAGCTGTCGAAACTGCTGCTCGCGGCCGATCCGCGGCCGGGCCTGGAGCTGCTGGTCGAGACCGGGCTGGCCGACCGGGTGCTGCCCGAGGTGCCCGGGATGCGGCTGGCGATCGACGAGCACCACCAGCACAAGGACGTCTACCAGCACTCGCTGACCGTGCTCGCCCAGGCGATCGAGCTGGAGAAGACGCACGAGCCGACGTCGGAACCGGATCTGATCCTCCGGCTGGCGGCGCTGCTGCACGACGCCGGCAAGCCGGCGACCCGGGAGTTCCAGCCGGGCGGCGGCGTCAGCTTCCACCACCACGAGGTGGTCGGCGCGCGGATGGCCCGCAAACGTTTGCGGGCGCTGAAGTACTCGAAGGAGATCGTCGACGACGTCTCCCAGCTCGTGTTCCTCCACCTGCGGTTCCACGGCTACGGCAAGGGCGAGTGGACGGATTCGGCGGTCCGCCGGTACGTCACCGACGCCGGCCACCTGCTGACCCGGCTGCACAAGCTGGTCCGCGCCGACTGCACCACCCGCAACCGCCGGAAGGCGGCCGCGCTGCAGGCCACCTACGACGACCTCGAAGCCCGGATCGCCGCGCTCAAGGCCAAGGAGGACCTCGACCGCGTGCGGCCGGACCTCAACGGCGAGCAGATCATGGAGCTGCTCGGCCTCAAGCCGGGGCCGGACGTCGGGAAGGCGTGGAAGTTCCTCAAGGAGCTCCGCCTGGACCGCGGCCCGCTGGAGCACGACGAGGCGGTCGCCGAGCTGAAGAAGTGGGCCGCGGAAAACGGCGTCGGGGACGCGTGA
- the trxB gene encoding thioredoxin-disulfide reductase: MAAEEIRNLIVVGSGPAGYTAAVYAARAQLEPLVFEGTQFGGALMTTTEVENFPGFRDGIMGPDLMEEMRKQAERFGAELRAEDVESLELTGDVKYVTANGKRYAARAVILAMGAAARYLNVPGEQELLGRGVSACATCDGFFFRDHDIVVAGGGDSAMEEATFLTKFAKSVTIVHRRDEFRASKIMLERARANEKIKWQLNSQITGVLGDGKVEGLQLKDTKDGTESTLDVSGFFVAIGHDPRSQLVKGQVDLDEDGYVVTKGKTSFTNLDGVFAAGDLVDRTYRQAITAAGSGCSAAIDAERWLAEHGEADAHEAAELVGGGYGAGTN, encoded by the coding sequence GTGGCTGCCGAGGAAATCAGGAACCTGATCGTGGTCGGGTCGGGTCCTGCCGGATACACCGCTGCCGTCTACGCGGCGCGGGCCCAGCTCGAGCCGCTGGTGTTCGAGGGCACGCAGTTCGGCGGCGCGCTGATGACGACGACCGAGGTGGAGAACTTCCCCGGGTTCCGCGACGGCATCATGGGTCCGGACCTGATGGAGGAGATGCGCAAGCAGGCCGAGCGCTTCGGCGCCGAGCTGCGCGCGGAGGACGTCGAGTCGCTGGAGCTGACCGGGGACGTCAAGTACGTCACCGCGAACGGCAAGCGCTACGCCGCCCGCGCGGTCATCCTCGCCATGGGTGCCGCGGCGCGGTACCTGAACGTGCCGGGGGAGCAGGAGCTGCTCGGCCGCGGCGTCTCCGCCTGTGCGACCTGTGACGGCTTCTTCTTCCGCGACCACGACATCGTGGTGGCCGGCGGTGGCGACTCGGCGATGGAAGAGGCGACCTTCCTGACGAAGTTCGCGAAGTCCGTCACGATCGTCCACCGGCGCGACGAGTTCCGCGCCTCCAAGATCATGCTCGAGCGCGCCCGCGCGAACGAGAAGATCAAGTGGCAGCTGAACTCGCAGATCACCGGGGTGCTCGGCGACGGCAAGGTCGAAGGCCTGCAGCTCAAGGACACCAAGGACGGCACGGAGTCGACGCTCGACGTGTCGGGCTTCTTCGTCGCCATCGGCCACGACCCGCGCAGCCAGCTGGTCAAGGGCCAGGTCGACCTGGACGAGGACGGCTACGTCGTGACGAAGGGCAAGACGTCCTTCACCAACCTCGACGGCGTCTTCGCGGCCGGCGACCTGGTCGACCGCACCTACCGGCAGGCGATCACCGCCGCGGGCTCCGGGTGCAGCGCCGCGATCGACGCGGAACGATGGCTCGCGGAGCACGGCGAGGCCGACGCCCACGAGGCGGCTGAACTGGTCGGCGGCGGCTACGGCGCGGGCACCAACTGA
- the trxA gene encoding thioredoxin, whose product MANTVKVTDATFVDEVLTSEKPVLVDFWATWCGPCKMVAPVLEEIAAENGEKLTIAKIDIDENPNTPRDYQVMSIPTLILFQGGKPVKQIVGAKPKAALLSDLADVL is encoded by the coding sequence ATGGCCAACACCGTCAAGGTGACCGACGCGACGTTCGTCGACGAGGTCCTGACCAGCGAGAAGCCGGTCCTCGTCGACTTCTGGGCCACCTGGTGCGGCCCGTGCAAGATGGTCGCCCCGGTGCTCGAGGAGATCGCGGCCGAGAACGGCGAGAAGCTGACGATCGCCAAGATCGACATCGACGAGAACCCGAACACGCCGCGTGACTACCAGGTGATGTCCATCCCGACGCTGATCCTGTTCCAGGGCGGCAAGCCGGTGAAGCAGATCGTGGGCGCGAAGCCGAAGGCCGCGCTGCTGTCGGACCTCGCCGACGTCCTCTGA
- the sigM gene encoding RNA polymerase sigma factor SigM, whose product MTAAAPTDADLIAAHAAGDPHAFSELVQRHRDRMWAVALRTVRDPEEAADALQDAFISAFRAAGNFRAESQVTTWLHRIVVNACLDRIRRRQARPTVPLPETGFNEPATPRDSMAERETSLLVREALDQLPEEQRAPIVLVDVEGYSVAETAKMLGIAEGTVKSRCARGRGKLAKVLGHLRNPDAIANVPTHESKRAGRQPGSGEGR is encoded by the coding sequence GTGACAGCTGCAGCTCCCACGGATGCGGATCTGATAGCGGCTCACGCCGCGGGGGACCCCCATGCGTTCAGCGAACTCGTCCAGCGACATCGCGACCGCATGTGGGCGGTGGCCCTGCGCACGGTCCGCGACCCGGAAGAGGCCGCCGACGCGTTGCAGGACGCGTTCATCTCGGCGTTCCGCGCGGCCGGGAACTTCAGGGCGGAGTCGCAGGTCACGACCTGGCTGCACCGGATCGTGGTGAACGCCTGCCTCGACCGGATCCGCCGCCGCCAGGCGCGGCCGACCGTCCCGCTGCCGGAGACCGGCTTCAACGAGCCCGCCACACCCCGCGACTCGATGGCCGAGCGCGAGACCAGCCTGCTCGTGCGGGAGGCGCTCGACCAGCTGCCCGAAGAGCAACGTGCCCCGATCGTGTTGGTCGACGTCGAGGGATACTCCGTCGCCGAGACGGCGAAGATGCTCGGCATCGCCGAGGGCACGGTGAAGAGCCGGTGCGCGCGGGGCCGCGGGAAACTCGCGAAGGTTCTCGGGCACCTGCGGAACCCCGATGCGATTGCGAACGTCCCAACTCACGAAAGCAAACGGGCCGGGCGTCAGCCGGGTAGCGGGGAGGGACGATGA